ACAGCTCCTTCGCCCTCTCCCTCGCCTCCTCCTCCGGGACGCCGTGAACCGTCATGACCTCGACCATCTGGTCCCCGACTTTCCTGAGGGGGTCAAGGCTGGTCATCGGGTCCTGGAATATCATGCTGATGTCCTTACCCCTGATGTCCCTCAGCTCGTCCTTGCCGAGCCTCAGGAGGTCCCTCCCCTCGAAGATGACCTCCCCCGTCACTATCCTTCCAGGTGATGGAACGATGTTCATTATCGCGTGGGCGACCGTTGATTTCCCGCTCCCGCTCTCCCCGACGAAGGTGACCCACTCACCCCTGTCTATTCTGAACGTAACTTTCTCGGCCCCCTTGACGACTCCCGCAAGGGTGTAGTAGTAGATGCTAAGGTTTTTGACCTCCAGCAGCATTCACATCACCTCGTTCCAAGGGAGAGCCTCTCGCTGAGGGCCTCTCCTATCAGCGCGAAGGCCATGGCCAGGAGCATTATCATTATTCCCGGGAAGAAGACCAGCCACCAGTAGCCGTCGAGGAGGAAGGGCTGGCCGACGCGCAGGTCGTACCCCCAGTCGGGCGTCGGCGGCGTTACCGACAGTCCCAGGAAGCTCAGGCCGGCCTCGGTCAATATGGCATCGGCGACGCTGAGTGTGAAGACGACGAGGATGGTTGGTGCGAGGTTGGGCAGGATGTACTTGAACATGACCTCCTTGTCCCTCGCGCCTATCGCGTGGGCCGCTTCAACGAAGAGCTGGCCGGTGAAGCTGAGGGTCTGCCCACGGACCATCCTGAAGTAGGTCGGCACGTAGACGAAGCTTATCGCTATGGCCGTGTTTATCGGACTCGGGCCCAGAACCACCGCGATGACCATCGCGAGGATCAAAGCAGGGAAGGCGTAGATGCTGTCCATTATCACGCTCAGCGTTCTGTCGATTTTTCCACCGTGGTAGCCGGAGAGCAGTCCGAGGGGAATTCCTATCGCCATCGAGAGCAGCGTCGCTATGAATACGACGTAGAGGACGACCCTCGAGCCCCAGACTATCCTCGAGAACATGTCCTGGCCGAGCCTGTTGGTTCCCATGAGGTGATCCGGGCTGGGCGGGGCGAAGACGTCGTCGCTACTCTGCGTCGGGTCATAGGGGGCTATCCAGGGGGCGAAGACCGCCATTATGACCACGATGAGGACGATGATTATGCCGAAGATGAGCATGCCCCTGCCGGGCTTCTTCCCGAAGACGAACTCCGTAAGTTTTCCTGCTATCTCCATCTTGACCACCTCAGTACTTCACCCTCGGGTCGAGCAGCGCGTAGACTATGTCCACTATGAGGCTGATGATGCCGACGAAGAAGGCGAAGAATATCACCGCACCCTGGATGGCGTTGTAGTCGCGGTAGTCTATTCTGTCCACGAGGAACGTTCCCATTCCCGGCCAGCTGAAGGTCGTCTCGGTGAGAACCGCACCGCCGAGGAGTATGGCGAACTGGAGTCCCATGAGGGTAACGACGGGTATGAAGGCGTTCTTCAGCGCGTACCACATGACCTTTCTGTCGGCAACACCCCTCGCGTGGTAGGCCCTTATGAAGTCCTGGCTGAGGACATCAACCATGTTGTTCCTCACCAGCCTTGTGTAAGCGCCGCTGAGGACTATTCCGAGGGTGAGCGCCGGCAGGATGAGGTGCCTAACGGAGCTCACGAGGGCATCCCAGTTGGCTGTGAGGATGCTGTCCAGGACGTAGAGGCCCGTTATCGTGTGCAGATTAACCCCCGGGTCGAGTCTGCCTGAAGTGGGCAACCAGTGCAGGTGGATTCCGAAGAGGTACTGGAGCATCATACCGAACCAGGGTATGAAGAGCGTGTAGGCGATTATGCTGTACACCCTCATCGCCGTGTCGGTCTTCGTTCCCTTCCTTGTGGCGCCTATCACTCCAGTCAGGAGGCCGAGGAGCACGCTGACGGTGAAGGCCCAGAGGGCGAGCTCCAGCGTCGCCGGGAAGCGCTGGGCTATGTAGTCCCACACGGGTTTCCCCATCGGGAACGCCAGCGTAACCCCGAAATCTCCGTGGAGGACGCCCTTGAGGTAGTCGAAGTACTGGACGTACAGGGGCTTGTCCAGCCCGGCCATGTGCATGAGGTGCTCCAGCTGCTCCGGGGGAATGTTCTTCGTTCCGACGACGGCCATAACTGGGTTTCCGGGAAGGATTCTCAGGAAGAAGAACACGAGGGTGTAGAGAATGAGGATCGTCGGAATTATCATGAGCGCCCTGATTATTATGTACTGACCGAGTCCCCTGGCCACGTTATCACCCCTTCTTAATTGAGACAAAAAGGAGTGAAAGAAGGAAATCACTCCTTGTAGAGGGTCGAGTAGCGGAATATCATGTCCGGGCCTATCGTCACTCCCTTGACGTTCTTCTGGGTAACCACGAAGAGCTTGCCCTGTATCAGCGGTATGTAGGGAACGTCCCCCGCCAGTATGTCCTGGACCTGCTCGTAGAGCTTCGTCCTCTCGTTCTGGTCACTGAGCCTCTGGGCCTGGCTCAGGAGGTCGTCCATCGTCGGGTTGGAGTAGCCGGTTCCGGC
The DNA window shown above is from Thermococcus sp. JdF3 and carries:
- a CDS encoding ABC transporter permease, which translates into the protein MEIAGKLTEFVFGKKPGRGMLIFGIIIVLIVVIMAVFAPWIAPYDPTQSSDDVFAPPSPDHLMGTNRLGQDMFSRIVWGSRVVLYVVFIATLLSMAIGIPLGLLSGYHGGKIDRTLSVIMDSIYAFPALILAMVIAVVLGPSPINTAIAISFVYVPTYFRMVRGQTLSFTGQLFVEAAHAIGARDKEVMFKYILPNLAPTILVVFTLSVADAILTEAGLSFLGLSVTPPTPDWGYDLRVGQPFLLDGYWWLVFFPGIMIMLLAMAFALIGEALSERLSLGTR
- a CDS encoding ABC transporter permease, producing MARGLGQYIIIRALMIIPTILILYTLVFFFLRILPGNPVMAVVGTKNIPPEQLEHLMHMAGLDKPLYVQYFDYLKGVLHGDFGVTLAFPMGKPVWDYIAQRFPATLELALWAFTVSVLLGLLTGVIGATRKGTKTDTAMRVYSIIAYTLFIPWFGMMLQYLFGIHLHWLPTSGRLDPGVNLHTITGLYVLDSILTANWDALVSSVRHLILPALTLGIVLSGAYTRLVRNNMVDVLSQDFIRAYHARGVADRKVMWYALKNAFIPVVTLMGLQFAILLGGAVLTETTFSWPGMGTFLVDRIDYRDYNAIQGAVIFFAFFVGIISLIVDIVYALLDPRVKY